The DNA region AAGAAAACTGTGCTCTGTATAAGAAAGAAAGAAGATGGAGACCGAAACGGCCGCAAGAAGTACCAGTCCAATTATCGAGAAGCTTCCCAGACTTACCGGCAGGGCCTCGGAAATCCTCGTTTCCTTAACCGAAAGAAAGCCCGGAATTACTAGCGAAAACAACATGATGGCCATTCCCAGAATGGCCATCACATCTCTTCGTCTGCCAATAAACTTCATGGGTCCTAATCAATCAAGGACTTCGATCTCAGGAACTGTTCCGCCACATAGCCCGCATCCAGACCCTCGATAGCTATCGAAGCGTTGAGAGACTGCAAAATCTCTAGGTCCAGTGATTCGAAGACGGGTTTCAGGAGTCCTTCGATCTCGGGATATATCTCGTACACCTCTTTCCTCACTATGGGGGCCGGTTCATAAACGGGCTGTACGCCTTTGGTATCTTCAAGGACAACCAGTCTGAGAGCCGAGAGTGCCCCGTCCGTACCGTATGCCATAGCGAGATTGACTCCGTCTATGTTCTGTGCTGCGGCCCTGATCGTCTGTGCGGTGTTTCCACCGGAGAAGGCGAGAAGCTGATCGTTGGAAAGCTCAAAACCATATGCCTCCTGGAAGGCGGGCATCGCATCGGGCCTCGTCAGGAACTCCTCGGAAGCGGCCAGCTTGATGAAGCCTCCACCGTTCACGTATGTCGCAAGGTCTTCGAGGGTCTTGATTCCCTCACTGTCGGAAAGATCCTTTCTGATCGCCAGAGCCCAGGTATTGTTCGCAGGAGCGGGAGTAAGCCAGACGAGCCCGTTCCTTTCCAGATCCAGGGCCTTCACAGTCTCATATCCCGACTTCGCGTTCTTCCATACCGTGGGATCTGTGTTGTCAAAGAAGAAGCCTCCGTTTCCGGTGTACTCGGGGTAAATATCGATCTCACCGGCGATGATCGCCTTTCTTATGACACTTGTCGTACCGAATTCCGTTTTGTCATTCACCTCGAAACCGTTCTTTTCCAGGACGATGACAATCATCTGACCGAGCAGCGCTCCTTCAGTATCTATCTTCGATGCCACCGTAATCGGCCCCTTCAGTGCCAAACCAATTGCGGTTATAAACAATAGCGCTATTAGCATTATTCTCTTCACAATAAGCAACCTCCATTGTTTGTATTGCCGATAATTATACTCAATTTAATTGTACACTATCACCGAAAATTTTCAATGCAGTGATGCCTCTGTAGATTCGTCTGAATTTGGTAGCTAGCTAAGGCGCATTCGAGGAATCTTCTGCCCCCTAATTGTCGAAAACCTCAAGAAAGAGTCCCGGCCAGCATTCTCCTAGCCGCTCAGCTATCCAGCGTCATGAAAAGATTGTTCAGCGATTCCACGAGCGTCGGATGTGCGAAAACCCCTTCTCTCAGCAAAGTATAAGGAAGACCACCCATCATCGCTATCTGAATTGCAGACATTATCTCGCCGCCTTCCACTCCCAGAATCGCGGCTCCAATTATCTGATCTGTTTCTGAATCGACAAGAGCCTTCATCATTCCCCTGGTCTCATCCGTTTCGATTGCCCGGGCCACCCTATCAAAAGGCAGCTTTGCCACTCGAAAGCCACGTCCCTGACTCGATGCTTCTTTTTCGGAGAGCCCGATTCTTCCAAGCTGGGGATCTATGAAAACGACATACGGGACAAACCTCTCTTCTATCGTCGAGCTTCCACCGTTCAAGAGGTTCTGCTTCAGTATCCTGAAGTCATCGTAGGAAATGTGCGTGAAGGCCGGTCCGCCTTTGACATCGCCTATCGCGTATACTCCCTTCGAAGTGGTCTCCAGTTTGCTGTTAACCCTTATGAAACCCCTCCCGTCGATCTCAATCCCGGTCTTTTCGAGATCCAAGTCAGGAGTGTTGGGCAGCCTGCCGGCTGCAAGCAAGAGGTGGCTCCCGGCTACCGTCTTCTCTTTCTCAGAAGATTGCAGTGTCAGGCTGATTTTGTTACCTCCTACGCTGTCGACTTCAAGCGGTTCAGTATCTAAAAGGACCTCGATACCTTCGTCCCTCATGATTTCCAAAATCATACCGGCAATATCCTCGTCTTCACGAGAGAGCAGCTGCTTATCCCTCTGAATAATGGTGACCTTGCTTCCAAAACGCCTGAACATCTGCCCGAACTCCAGCCCCACATAGCCGCCACCAACTATTATCAGGTGTTCTGGAAGCTCATCCAGTTCCATTATCGACGTTGAGTCATGGGCTACCACATTATCCAGACCCTTTATCTCAGGCCTTGCCGGTCTCGTTCCGGTGTTTATCACAATAGTATCTGCTTCAAGGAACTCTGTCCTTCCGTTCAGAAGCGTGACTTCGAGCTGTCTTTCCCTGACGAAACGTGCGCTGCCTTCTATCAATGATAGGTTTGGAGAATCGAGAATCCTTTTCTTGCTACCTTCTCTGAAGCTCTCGACAACCTCCCTTTTTCGTTGGACAACTCTTTCCAGATCGAGCGAGAACTCCCCGGCATGAACTCCGAAATCTCCGGCGCGCCGAACCAGATGAGCTATTCTTGCACTGGCTATCATGGTCTTCGTCGGGGTACAGCCTTCATTGACGCACGTACCCCCAACTGCCTTTCTCTCTATAAGGGCTACCTTCCATCCTGCCTCTGCAAGCGAAAGCGACAGAGGCGTGCCCCCCTGACCGGAACCAATAACTATCGCATCGAATTTTCTTCTGCCATCCTTCATTTCATCACCATCCTGATGTTCAACCCTGGGCATCTCGAGCCTCTCGATCTTTTGCCGAACTCTGTATGGAAAGCAAAAAGTGCAATTCTGCTTCTCTGCCTCA from Mesotoga sp. BH458_6_3_2_1 includes:
- a CDS encoding ABC transporter substrate-binding protein translates to MKRIMLIALLFITAIGLALKGPITVASKIDTEGALLGQMIVIVLEKNGFEVNDKTEFGTTSVIRKAIIAGEIDIYPEYTGNGGFFFDNTDPTVWKNAKSGYETVKALDLERNGLVWLTPAPANNTWALAIRKDLSDSEGIKTLEDLATYVNGGGFIKLAASEEFLTRPDAMPAFQEAYGFELSNDQLLAFSGGNTAQTIRAAAQNIDGVNLAMAYGTDGALSALRLVVLEDTKGVQPVYEPAPIVRKEVYEIYPEIEGLLKPVFESLDLEILQSLNASIAIEGLDAGYVAEQFLRSKSLID
- a CDS encoding mercuric reductase; translated protein: MPRVEHQDGDEMKDGRRKFDAIVIGSGQGGTPLSLSLAEAGWKVALIERKAVGGTCVNEGCTPTKTMIASARIAHLVRRAGDFGVHAGEFSLDLERVVQRKREVVESFREGSKKRILDSPNLSLIEGSARFVRERQLEVTLLNGRTEFLEADTIVINTGTRPARPEIKGLDNVVAHDSTSIMELDELPEHLIIVGGGYVGLEFGQMFRRFGSKVTIIQRDKQLLSREDEDIAGMILEIMRDEGIEVLLDTEPLEVDSVGGNKISLTLQSSEKEKTVAGSHLLLAAGRLPNTPDLDLEKTGIEIDGRGFIRVNSKLETTSKGVYAIGDVKGGPAFTHISYDDFRILKQNLLNGGSSTIEERFVPYVVFIDPQLGRIGLSEKEASSQGRGFRVAKLPFDRVARAIETDETRGMMKALVDSETDQIIGAAILGVEGGEIMSAIQIAMMGGLPYTLLREGVFAHPTLVESLNNLFMTLDS